The following are from one region of the Gloeomargarita lithophora Alchichica-D10 genome:
- a CDS encoding Uma2 family endonuclease: MLETQAKNHFPEQSITRSGIGWEQFINIQKAFADIPGIRLMYCEGVLEIMPLGKPHEFICHFLNYLLISYFVHQRIRFFPSGAYFQILEGVTEYQSDLSYSFDSDKDVPDLCIEVVITSSGIDKLRKYQLRGVPEVWFWQDGQILVYCLVAGNYQLRENSILLPTLDLVLLCECVQQNDPLQASLQFQTQITST, from the coding sequence ATGTTGGAAACCCAAGCAAAAAATCATTTTCCAGAGCAGTCCATTACCCGCAGTGGTATTGGTTGGGAGCAGTTTATCAACATCCAAAAAGCATTTGCTGATATACCTGGGATTCGTCTGATGTATTGTGAGGGAGTGCTAGAAATTATGCCCCTAGGGAAACCCCATGAGTTTATTTGCCATTTCCTCAACTACCTGTTAATCAGTTATTTCGTACATCAGCGCATCCGGTTTTTCCCCAGTGGTGCCTATTTTCAAATTCTTGAGGGTGTCACGGAGTATCAGTCCGACCTTTCCTACAGTTTTGATAGCGATAAAGATGTACCCGACCTATGTATCGAAGTGGTGATTACCAGCAGTGGTATTGATAAATTACGCAAGTATCAACTGCGGGGTGTGCCCGAAGTATGGTTTTGGCAGGATGGTCAAATTCTGGTTTATTGCCTGGTGGCAGGCAACTATCAACTGCGAGAAAATAGTATATTATTACCTACCTTAGATTTAGTTTTATTGTGTGAATGTGTGCAACAGAATGACCCGCTTCAGGCATCATTGCAATTTCAAACCCAGATTACCTCCACTTAA
- the nuoH gene encoding NADH-quinone oxidoreductase subunit NuoH, with protein METGIDLQQSFVQLLEGVGVTPGVAHALWLPLPMVSVLTFATLWALVATWLERKVSAAIQQRIGPEYAGPLGMLIPIADVLKLLVKENVRPAKADRWLFSLGPIVVVMAVLLAYVIVPFGQNIVITDLGVGIFFWIAISSIAPIGLLMAGYGSNNKYSLLGGLRAAAQSISYEVPLALAVLAVVMMSNSLSTIDIVEQQTGYGILGWNVWRQPVGFLIFWIAALAECERLPFDLPEAEEELVAGYQTEYTAVNFMLFYAGSYLNLVLSCLLVAVLYLGGWESPVSVDALAGWLNLSLDNPLVQIIAGMLGITMTLLKAYFMLFLAILLRWTVPRVRIDQLLDLGWKFLLPVALANLLITAALKLTFPAVFGG; from the coding sequence ATGGAAACCGGAATTGATTTACAGCAGTCCTTTGTCCAACTATTGGAAGGGGTGGGGGTCACGCCGGGGGTTGCCCATGCCTTGTGGTTGCCCCTGCCGATGGTGTCGGTGTTGACTTTTGCGACCCTGTGGGCGTTGGTGGCGACCTGGTTGGAACGGAAGGTGTCGGCGGCGATCCAGCAACGGATTGGGCCGGAGTACGCCGGGCCGCTGGGGATGTTGATCCCGATTGCGGATGTACTGAAATTGTTGGTCAAGGAAAATGTGCGCCCCGCCAAGGCGGATAGGTGGCTATTCTCCCTCGGCCCGATAGTAGTGGTAATGGCGGTGTTGTTGGCCTATGTGATCGTGCCCTTTGGTCAAAACATTGTGATTACGGATTTGGGGGTGGGGATTTTTTTCTGGATTGCCATTTCTAGCATTGCCCCGATTGGCTTGCTGATGGCGGGTTACGGTTCTAACAATAAGTATTCTTTGCTGGGCGGATTGCGGGCGGCAGCCCAGTCCATTAGCTACGAGGTGCCCTTGGCTTTGGCGGTGTTGGCGGTGGTGATGATGTCCAATAGCCTCAGCACGATTGACATTGTGGAGCAACAGACGGGTTATGGCATTTTAGGGTGGAATGTGTGGCGGCAACCGGTGGGGTTTTTGATTTTTTGGATTGCGGCTTTGGCGGAATGTGAACGTCTGCCCTTTGATTTGCCGGAAGCGGAGGAAGAATTGGTGGCCGGGTATCAGACGGAATATACGGCGGTGAATTTTATGCTTTTTTACGCCGGTTCCTATCTGAATTTGGTCTTGTCCTGTTTGTTGGTGGCGGTGCTGTACCTGGGCGGCTGGGAATCGCCTGTTTCGGTGGATGCTCTGGCGGGTTGGCTGAATTTGAGTCTGGATAATCCCCTAGTGCAAATTATTGCCGGAATGTTGGGGATTACCATGACTTTGCTCAAGGCTTATTTCATGTTGTTTTTGGCAATTCTGTTGCGCTGGACAGTGCCCCGGGTGCGGATTGACCAGTTATTAGACTTGGGTTGGAAGTTTTTATTGCCGGTGGCCTTGGCTAATTTATTGATCACAGCGGCCTTGAAACTGACATTCCCCGCTGTATTTGGGGGATAG
- a CDS encoding NAD(P)H-quinone oxidoreductase subunit H, producing MTMIETRTDPMVINFGPHHPSMHGVLRLMVTLDGENVLDCEPVLGYLHRSMEKIAENRTVVQYLPYVTRWDYLATMFTEAITVNAPEKLADVPVPKRASYIRVIMLELSRIASHLLWLGPFLADVGAQTPFFYIFREREMIYDLFEAATGMRMMHNYFRVGGVAADLPYGWVDKCEDFCDYFLPKIDEYERLITDNPIFRRRVQGVGTLSREDAINWGMSGPMLRASGVKWDLRKVDHYECYDDFDWEVQWTTDGDCFARYVVRLGEMRESVKIIRQALQGLPGGAYENLEAKRISSGPKSEWGGFDYQFISKKSSPNFKIPKGEHYVRVEAPKGELGVYILGDDSVFPWRWKIRPPGFINLQVLPQLVRGMKVADIMAILGSIDVIMGEVDR from the coding sequence ATGACGATGATTGAAACCCGCACCGACCCGATGGTGATTAACTTTGGGCCGCATCATCCCTCGATGCACGGGGTTTTGCGCCTGATGGTCACCTTGGATGGGGAAAATGTGCTGGACTGTGAGCCGGTGCTGGGTTATTTGCATCGCTCGATGGAAAAAATTGCCGAAAACCGGACGGTGGTGCAGTATTTGCCCTATGTGACCCGGTGGGACTACCTGGCAACCATGTTTACCGAAGCGATCACGGTGAATGCCCCGGAAAAATTGGCGGATGTGCCAGTGCCGAAGCGGGCGAGCTATATCCGGGTGATTATGTTGGAATTGAGCCGGATTGCCTCCCATTTGCTGTGGCTGGGGCCATTTCTGGCGGATGTCGGGGCGCAAACGCCGTTTTTCTATATTTTCCGGGAACGGGAAATGATCTATGACCTGTTTGAGGCCGCCACCGGGATGCGAATGATGCACAATTATTTCCGGGTGGGGGGGGTGGCCGCCGATTTGCCCTACGGTTGGGTGGATAAATGTGAGGATTTTTGTGATTATTTCCTGCCCAAAATTGATGAATACGAGCGGTTAATTACGGATAATCCGATTTTTCGCAGGCGGGTGCAGGGGGTGGGCACCTTATCCAGGGAAGATGCGATCAATTGGGGAATGTCGGGGCCGATGTTGCGGGCTTCCGGGGTAAAATGGGATTTACGCAAGGTGGATCATTACGAGTGTTACGATGATTTTGATTGGGAAGTGCAATGGACGACGGACGGGGATTGTTTTGCCCGCTATGTGGTGCGATTGGGGGAAATGCGCGAATCGGTAAAAATCATCCGCCAAGCTCTGCAAGGGCTACCAGGCGGGGCTTATGAAAACCTAGAAGCGAAACGCATTAGCAGTGGCCCAAAATCCGAATGGGGGGGCTTTGATTATCAATTTATTAGCAAAAAATCCTCGCCCAACTTTAAGATTCCTAAGGGGGAACATTATGTGCGGGTGGAGGCTCCCAAGGGGGAATTGGGGGTTTATATCCTGGGTGATGATAGTGTGTTTCCTTGGCGTTGGAAAATCCGGCCACCGGGGTTTATCAATTTGCAGGTTTTGCCCCAATTGGTGCGGGGGATGAAGGTGGCGGATATTATGGCAATTTTGGGCAGTATTGACGTGATCATGGGTGAGGTAGATCGCTAA
- the purN gene encoding phosphoribosylglycinamide formyltransferase, whose amino-acid sequence MEALAVPGHWPDYRGEPLRLGILASGNGSNFTAIVQAIAAQKLPAIVTGVIYNNPGAGVAQRAREAGITSHLLNHRDYPDREAFDHDIADTLKNWGAEWVIMAGWMRQATNVLLQPFGTQVLNIHPSLLPAFPGIKAVERALHAGVKITGCTVHRVVLAVDSGPIIAQSAVPVWADDTVVTLHARIQQQEHDLYPPAILWAAVGNF is encoded by the coding sequence GTGGAAGCATTGGCGGTACCAGGGCATTGGCCGGATTATCGGGGGGAACCCCTGCGTTTGGGCATTTTGGCTTCGGGAAATGGCAGTAATTTTACAGCGATTGTCCAGGCCATTGCTGCCCAAAAATTACCCGCTATCGTCACGGGCGTTATCTACAACAATCCGGGGGCAGGGGTGGCGCAACGGGCGAGGGAAGCGGGGATCACCAGTCACTTGCTCAACCATCGGGATTACCCCGACCGGGAAGCCTTTGATCATGATATTGCTGATACGCTTAAAAATTGGGGTGCGGAGTGGGTGATCATGGCCGGGTGGATGCGCCAGGCGACCAATGTGTTATTACAACCTTTTGGCACCCAGGTGTTGAACATTCATCCCAGTTTACTCCCGGCGTTTCCGGGGATCAAAGCGGTGGAGCGGGCATTACACGCCGGGGTAAAAATCACCGGTTGCACGGTGCATCGGGTGGTATTGGCGGTGGATAGCGGGCCGATTATTGCCCAGTCAGCGGTGCCGGTGTGGGCGGATGACACGGTGGTGACGCTCCACGCCCGGATTCAGCAACAGGAGCATGATTTGTATCCCCCGGCGATTCTTTGGGCGGCGGTGGGAAATTTCTAA
- a CDS encoding TIGR03960 family B12-binding radical SAM protein has translation MAVAVADLLNSEINKPARYLGQELGAIHKPWDNAQVRWVLSYPELYEVGASNLGHIILYNIINAQPDQLCDRAYLPAPDLAAKLRATQTPLFAVESRRSLQEFDIIGLSLSYELGATNILEMLNLAGIPLTSHARQNGHYPLIFAGGPTATGNPEPYADFFDFFALGDGEELLPEIGLVLQEGKSAGLSRRELLLDLAQIPGVYVPEFYAPQPDASVIPLRNDVPKKILRRVATPIPAYGIGLVPYVETVHDRLTVEIRRGCTRGCRFCQPGMLTRPARDVAPETVIQTIEQGMRATGFNEFSLLSLSCSDYLSLPSVGLEIKQKLHDQPVSLSLPSQRVDRFDEHIAEIIGGTRKGGLTFAPEAGTQRLRDIINKGLTNEELLRGIKTAWEQGWDRVKLYFMIGLPGETDVDVIGIAETLKWLQRECRGNGRKPLGFNVTISNFTPKPHTPFQWHSVATAEFIRKQELLKQEFKVIRNVKANFTDVRISAMEDFLGRGDRSLGKVIQRAWELGAGMDAWWESLERAYGAWSQAIEASNLTWKYRTIEQGQWFTSVDSEQLLTQDLPWDHLDTGIEKKWLVDDLERALATATVPDCSFEGCSHCGVCGVDLGHNVVVPPPPLPTGKITAKIPTERVQRLRVKFGKQGDLALLSHLDLVRLFDRAMRRANLPISYSEGFHPGARLMPASALPLGATSVGEIIDFELYQTCPPQDFLQKLKAQLPTDIPLYEIAEIPVNHPSNTQLLIAAQYRLTLELDHPLANPAWESWVHQIIATSELWWEGKTKSGKPKRINLREKLHHLHIIKSDQNQAEIAYEGAWSNDGQSLHPDHVLFLFQMVGIPEINLIHIHREQLIFRTH, from the coding sequence ATGGCCGTTGCAGTCGCAGATTTACTCAATTCAGAGATTAACAAACCGGCTCGCTATCTGGGGCAAGAACTGGGAGCCATTCACAAACCCTGGGATAATGCTCAGGTGCGCTGGGTGTTGAGCTATCCCGAATTGTATGAAGTGGGCGCATCCAATTTAGGGCATATTATCTTATACAACATTATCAACGCTCAGCCGGATCAATTATGTGACCGAGCCTATTTACCCGCACCGGATTTAGCCGCTAAATTGAGGGCAACCCAAACCCCTTTATTTGCGGTTGAATCCCGCCGCAGTCTCCAAGAATTTGACATTATTGGCCTGAGTTTAAGTTATGAACTGGGCGCCACGAATATCCTGGAAATGTTAAATCTAGCTGGCATACCCTTGACCAGTCATGCACGGCAAAATGGGCATTACCCCCTAATTTTTGCGGGCGGACCAACGGCAACGGGCAACCCGGAACCCTACGCTGATTTTTTCGATTTTTTTGCCCTAGGAGATGGGGAAGAATTACTACCAGAAATTGGTTTGGTTTTACAAGAAGGCAAAAGTGCGGGTTTATCTCGCCGGGAATTATTACTTGATTTGGCGCAAATTCCCGGAGTCTATGTCCCGGAATTTTACGCCCCGCAACCGGATGCTTCCGTCATACCATTGCGAAATGATGTCCCTAAAAAAATTCTGCGCCGGGTGGCGACCCCCATTCCCGCCTATGGCATTGGGTTGGTTCCCTACGTGGAAACCGTGCATGATCGTTTAACAGTAGAAATTCGCCGGGGATGCACCCGGGGCTGTCGTTTCTGTCAACCGGGAATGCTCACCCGACCGGCGCGAGATGTGGCTCCCGAAACGGTAATTCAAACCATTGAACAGGGGATGCGGGCGACGGGATTTAATGAATTTTCATTACTTTCATTGAGTTGTTCGGATTACTTATCTCTGCCATCGGTGGGTTTAGAAATTAAACAAAAATTGCACGACCAACCGGTGAGTTTATCCTTACCCAGTCAACGGGTGGATCGCTTTGATGAACATATCGCTGAAATTATTGGCGGCACCCGCAAAGGGGGGTTGACTTTTGCGCCGGAAGCGGGCACCCAACGGCTACGGGATATTATCAATAAAGGCTTAACCAATGAGGAATTATTGCGGGGGATCAAAACCGCTTGGGAGCAGGGCTGGGACCGGGTAAAACTTTATTTTATGATCGGCCTACCAGGGGAAACGGATGTGGATGTAATTGGCATTGCCGAAACCTTGAAATGGTTACAACGGGAATGCCGGGGCAATGGCCGGAAACCCCTCGGCTTTAATGTGACCATTTCTAACTTTACCCCCAAACCCCATACGCCTTTTCAATGGCATTCCGTAGCCACTGCTGAATTTATCCGCAAACAGGAATTACTCAAGCAAGAATTTAAGGTAATTCGCAATGTGAAAGCCAATTTTACCGATGTGCGAATTTCAGCAATGGAGGATTTTTTGGGACGGGGGGATCGTTCCCTCGGAAAAGTGATTCAACGGGCATGGGAACTGGGTGCTGGAATGGATGCCTGGTGGGAATCCTTAGAACGGGCTTATGGGGCGTGGTCACAGGCGATTGAGGCATCCAATTTAACCTGGAAATATCGCACGATTGAACAAGGACAGTGGTTTACATCGGTAGATTCTGAACAGTTACTCACGCAAGATTTGCCCTGGGATCATCTGGATACTGGCATTGAGAAAAAGTGGTTAGTAGATGATTTAGAACGGGCATTAGCAACAGCCACCGTCCCGGATTGCTCCTTTGAGGGATGCTCCCATTGTGGGGTGTGTGGGGTTGATTTGGGTCATAACGTGGTGGTGCCACCGCCCCCTTTACCCACCGGCAAAATTACCGCTAAAATTCCCACCGAACGGGTACAAAGATTACGGGTAAAATTTGGCAAACAAGGGGACTTGGCACTGTTGAGTCATCTGGATCTAGTGCGTTTATTTGACCGGGCAATGCGGCGGGCTAATCTACCCATTTCCTACAGCGAGGGGTTTCATCCGGGGGCACGATTGATGCCTGCGAGTGCCTTACCTTTGGGGGCGACCAGCGTGGGTGAAATTATTGATTTTGAATTATATCAAACCTGCCCTCCCCAGGATTTTCTCCAGAAATTAAAAGCCCAATTACCCACGGATATTCCCCTGTATGAGATTGCCGAAATTCCAGTGAATCATCCATCCAATACCCAATTGCTTATCGCCGCCCAATACCGATTAACCCTGGAATTGGATCACCCTTTGGCAAATCCAGCTTGGGAATCGTGGGTGCATCAAATTATTGCCACCTCGGAATTATGGTGGGAAGGGAAAACCAAAAGCGGCAAACCCAAGCGAATCAATTTGCGAGAAAAGTTACATCATTTACACATTATTAAATCGGATCAAAATCAAGCGGAAATTGCCTACGAAGGAGCTTGGAGTAATGATGGTCAATCCCTCCATCCCGACCATGTATTATTTTTGTTTCAGATGGTGGGTATTCCAGAAATTAATTTGATTCATATTCATCGAGAGCAGTTGATTTTTCGCACCCATTGA